Proteins from a genomic interval of Medicago truncatula cultivar Jemalong A17 chromosome 3, MtrunA17r5.0-ANR, whole genome shotgun sequence:
- the LOC11410567 gene encoding F-box/kelch-repeat protein At3g23880: protein MAFSRESRQTLKLLSSGPSFHSQPLPTLPFDLIPDILSRLQVKFLLQLRCVCKSWKSLISDPKFAKKHLSVSTIRRLHFVNYEEGSLREYVLKSYPLHSNLASTNTNFTRFEYFANNFDGDYPRDSIRYFIDSCNGILCIGDYFIHDRTGSDNLVRKSEVKVHTLGSNIWRNIQEFPFGVFPFGRSGKFVSGTINWLASRKFYPGCNHFIVSFDLAKESYQKLSPPSYGGANVGKMPTLGVLKDCLCLTCGDDVWVMKQYGKKESWTKLFTIPYERDPNRFYMYAKVIYVFEDDEVVMLHILGALGLNLILYNYKNGTLKSTNLKNNPEVCIESLIWPCS from the exons ATGGCTTTCAGTAGAGAGAGTCGTCAAACCCTAAAATTACTCTCATCTGGCCCTTCATTTCACTCGCAGCCACTTCCCACTCTTCCTTTCGACCTCATCCCAGATATACTGTCTAGGTTACAGGTGAAATTCCTCCTTCAACTCCGATGTGTCTGCAAGTCATGGAAATCTCTGATCTCCGATCCAAAATTTGCTAAGAAGCACCTTAGCGTGTCAACCATCCGACGTCTGCACTTCGTAAACTACGAAGAAGGCTCACTTCGCGAGTATGTTCTCAAGTCTTACCCACTCCACTCTAATTTAGCAAGCACTAACACTAACTTCACACGGTTTGAGTATTTTGCAAACAATTTTGATGGAGATTATCCTCGTGATAGTATCCGTTACTTCATTGACTCTTGCAATGGAATCCTTTGTATAGGAG ACTACTTTATTCATGATAGAACAGGTAGTGATAATTTGGTCCGCAAATCTGAAGTAAAAGTTCATACTTTGGGTTCTAATATTTGGAGAAACATTCAAGAGTTTCCTTTTGGTGTTTTCCCTTTTGGAAGATCGGGAAAATTTGTTAGTGGCACTATTAATTGGTTGGCTTCCAGAAAATTCTATCCGGGATGTAAccattttattgtttcttttgatttggCAAAAGAGTCTTATCAAAAGCTATCACCTCCTAGTTATGGAGGGGCAAATGTGGGTAAAATGCCTACCTTGGGTGTTTTGAAGGATTGCTTGTGCTTGACTTGTGGTGATGATGTTTGGGTTATGAAACAATATGGAAAAAAAGAGTCATGGACTAAATTGTTCACTATTCCTTACGAGCGTGATCCTAATAGATTCTACATGTACGCCAAGGTAATATATGTTTTTGAGGATGATGAAGTGGTGATGTTGCACATTTTAGGTGCTTTGGGATTGAATTTGATTCTCTACAATTATAAAAATGGTACTCTTAAGTCTACAAATCTTAAAAACAATCCAGAAGTCTGTATTGAGAGTTTAATATGGCCTTGTTCTTAA
- the LOC11419443 gene encoding F-box/kelch-repeat protein At3g23880, which yields MDSSREGRQTLKLLSSGHSLHSQPLPTLPFDLIPDILSRLQVKFLLQLRCVCKSWKSLISDPKFAKKHLRLSTMRSLHFVGYKQHSLGKYVLKSYPLHSILKNINTNFTQFEYFANNFDGDYLADSFRYFIDSCDGILCIGGSYKGLVILWNPSLRKFKELPLFEKPKVTHLRMSFGFGYDSFKENYKVIVVLHYLIRDSTGSDNWVHKSEVKVHTLGSNIWKNIHEFPFGVFPVARSGKFVSGTINWLASRQFHPCTRSIVSFDLAKESYQKISPPSYGGVDVCNMLTLGVLRDCLCLICGDDVWVIMKEYGKKESWNKLFTIPYMLYRGRYSIYTKVIYVFEDDQVLLKDLSDSALILYNSKNGTHKSINFIDIPEVCIESLIWPCS from the coding sequence ATGGATTCTAGTAGAGAGGGCCGTCAAACCCTAAAATTACTCTCATCTGGCCATTCACTTCACTCGCAGCCCCTTCCCACCCTTCCTTTCGACCTCATCCCAGATATACTGTCTAGGTTGCAGGTGAAATTCCTCCTTCAACTCCGATGTGTCTGCAAGTCATGGAAATCTCTGATCTCCGATCCAAAATTTGCTAAGAAGCACCTTAGATTGTCAACCATGCGAAGCCTGCACTTCGTAGGCTACAAACAACACTCCCTTGGCAAGTACGTTCTAAAGTCTTACCCACTCCACTCTATCCTAAAGAACATAAACACTAACTTCACACAGTTTGAGTATTTTGCAAACAATTTTGACGGAGATTATCTTGCTGACAGTTTCCGATACTTTATTGACTCTTGTGATGGAATTCTTTGTATTGGAGGTAGTTATAAAGGCTTAGTTATATTGTGGAACCCTTCTTTACGAAAATTTAAAGAGTTGCCCCTTTTTGAAAAGCCAAAGGTTACTCATCTTAGAATGTCGTTTGGCTTCGGCTACGATTCTTTTAAGGAGAATTACAAGGTGATTGTTGTTCTACACTACCTTATTCGTGATAGTACAGGTAGTGATAATTGGGTTCACAAATCTGAAGTAAAGGTTCATACTTTGGGTTCTAATATTTGGAAAAACATCCATGAGTTTCCTTTTGGTGTTTTCCCTGTTGCAAGATCAGGTAAATTTGTCAGTGGCACTATTAATTGGTTGGCCTCCAGACAATTCCATCCATGTACCCGTTctattgtttcttttgatttggCAAAAGAGTCTTATCAAAAGATATCCCCTCCTAGTTATGGAGGGGTAGATGTCTGTAACATGCTTACCTTGGGTGTTTTGAGGGATTGTTTGTGCTTGATCTGTGGTGATGATGTTTGGGTTATTATGAAGGAATATGGAAAAAAAGAGTCTTGGAATAAATTGTTCACTATTCCTTATATGCTGTATCGTGGTAGATATAGTATCTACACCAAGGTAATATATGTTTTTGAGGATGATCAAGTGCTGCTAAAAGATTTAAGTGATTCGGCATTGATTCTTTACAATTCCAAAAATGGTACTCATAAGTctattaattttatagacattccaGAAGTCTGCATTGAGAGTTTAATATGGCCTTGTTCTTAA